CAATTTATTATGACTTTAttcactatggatatttcatAGAGTGGTCAAATGATATTATATtagagtcttgggatataatttattaataaggcctagagtgcaattatatttccaTAGTGAtacttattatataattaatggtaactttgggtTTGTTAAGAATTGATAGATAAGCCTGAGGCCCAATGGGGCTAGAGTCTTATTTATTCCTTTGGTCCCATCCCAAACCACATACTAAAGTCCAATTGGACTGGCTTAAAAGGCTAACTTAATTAGATAGTCAgttgtttatttaataagagttattaaataaagtaactgtCAAGGTAGTTAAAACGTACgtatgactaaaaaaaaaaaaaacagtttatCTCTGTAGCATCTTGGGAATACACttttcaaaaggaaaatcaaTGTATGTAAGAACTGATTGAGAAACCACTCATCTTGGGTACCATGTGGAATTGGGATGAAGATTGAAGATATTCTCGAGTcttgttttgaattttactaCATCAAGGTATgctttttgttctttgttctaAAATTCAAtgttacatgttatctctcatgaatgaagtagattaTTGTGTTACTTTCATTGCGAGTTTTGTATAAGATGCAAAACTAGTTTTTCCAACagtaattttgttattatttggtTTATATTTGTACTAGGGTATGAAGATGTTAAACAATTCTAAttgattagattttttaaagaaaatattttaacagTTTAGATGGTTTAATTTGttgactttatttttaatttatttataatcataTAGTAGGGTGGAGGAGGTGAGTGTAAAgtgtaaacacaaaattttctcaattgtagaaaatcaaacaaactgAAAAAGgtgtttgcaaaattttcatcaCATTGGTTGGAAGACAGATCGAACAgtcttcacaacaaatctttGGTTTTAAGCTTGTTAGATATTTGTTGTTTTTCAAGTCGTCcttcgaatgttcttcaagttcttcaaagatTTTTGAGACATAATTTCTCTAGAGCGTCCTctatttattgttgtttaagGGGATAAGCTCTACTCAAAATTGATATGCTTGAAGATATGTAGTAGATTCTAATTGGCCCAAATTTTgcttagagataattatttctatttatctattttgataaagatcatattttgataaagataataattaacaaagataaataattatctctattttatttatttattttaataaagataattatccatcaactttgaataagaaatttatctttattttatttatttattttaataaagatagtTATCCATCAATTTTGAAtaggaaatttatctttatcttgtgggTCAAATGACTCGTGACAAATTTTAATATGTCAATGTGACCTtaatttggatgacacatgtcattatttgatttaattaccTTTACTTAAACCCctttaatttgttgaagtttactttcaatagtttagaaattttggcattttcaaataattatgaaatactCAATAGTTTGTCTCTTCTCGTATTCCTATCTATGAACATGTTAAAATCCAAAGTGgaatcatattttatatatatatatatatatatatatatatatatatgtatgtatatattcaATGATAGAAAGTAAAATGTCATTCAAGAATAGATATGTGACATCACATAAATATGATAATTTCAAATGTGAGTTAATTCCTAACATTTTTAAAAGCATAACTATAGACTACCATCTTCGCACTAGGCTCGTGCTAAAAAACtcttatgtttttaaaaatgttaataGTTTTCATTTATTCTTATTCATGGTTGATgtattttcaatcacaaaaatacatACAATGTAATGAGatgtagcacaaaaaaaattaatacacccACAAATGCATAAAATAATGAACACATTTACACATGAACAAATGATTCCAATATTATTTCAAcgttctttttaatttttttttttttaaaatttatggcTAGAGCCTAGCCTAACAACAGTCTTAACTGAATGAGTAGTTCTtaaatgcataaaattattgaacatatacataaacctcaaattggaacaaatacaaaattatacataaaccaaaaaaaaaagcctcaaaGCATAATTAAGCTTgctaccaacaaaaaaaaatgatgagacaattgttaatttgttatctATGAAAAACCAAAATGCAAATTAAGATcccattaaaagaaaagaaaagaaaagtaaattgaGATGAGACGAATGGaaaattatgataaataaaaaaaccttattaGTTATCATACACGCTCATATTAGGGTACAATTGGTACACGGAATGAGGATTACGACataaattgtaatctttattactataaataaaatatattgtaatgtaataactaaacctattcataAGTTTAGTTGTGAGTcataacattagaataaaactgaaaatttattttaagaaatatcttactcatataattatatctctttaaaattattattttttaaatttaagagagatatatgttattttttgtaattttttatttttataattattagatGTATattgaaagtttgtttatttagaaatatattaaattttgaaattattacacTAAGTAATagttaatataattattttaaaaaagaataattatccctcattttaaagaataactatttatAAGAAAGAAGTATTCAttattataaaaacataattaaactaaagaataactaaacaaTAATTATTACATGGATTGTaatagtctaccaaacatgGCCATATTTtgagcacaaaaaaaaaaaaaaaaaatggccatattattatttttctggATCGGTGTAAATTACAATTGTAGGATAGAATTAGAattagagtgagagagagatgatgAAGCAGAAAGGTATAGAAGAAGAAGTGGAATTGGCAAAAGAGAGATGCAAGGGCGTGATAGATAGGATAGAGAGATTGGGCGTGAGCCAGTCATGCAGGCACACTCTCCTCAGACTCGCCCTTTCTGACCTCAATTTTCTCACCCGTTCATCATCCACTTCCAGTTTGAATATTGGGCACCTTGAGGCAATAGTTCACATTCTCCAACAGCCTTTTATAACTGGAGTTTCTCGAGTTTGCAAACCCATTTCCTCACCTGTCCATCATCTTGATATTGTTTGTACTCTCAACAGGAACCCTGTTTGGATTATTGTATCCGATAGAAACCCTACCTACATTTCCTGGGATTCATCCCCTAAGAAAAAAACTAAGGGCTTGAAATTTCGACTTCAACAACTCCTTACTTTAGCCCGCTCTTCAACAACTTTGAAACCTTCCTCTATCATTCTTTTCTTCTCCAATGGACTCCACTGTAACACCTTTATTAGAGAAAAACTTTGGGAAGAATTCGGGGCGTATGAGATTGAATTGGACTTTtctgtttttgattttgattctgATTTCTACTTCTCTGATGATTCCGATGGTGAGTGGGTAAATGTAAATGTGCTTGGAAAATCGTATAGAGGGGCATGTGTGCTTGAAATAAAGGTTgctggtgatgatgatgatgatgatgatgatattacTGTTTTAAGTGCTGTCAAAGGCTCAACAACTGTTGCTTCAGTTGTGCCAAAGCTTTCGGAACTTGCGGCTGATACTTTCTGTTCACTCATTTCGGGCCTCAAAGTCTTCCCTTCACATGTGAAAAAAAAGCAGGAAATGAGGGGTTTGTTAGCCGAAGGTGATCTTGTTAACTTTGACACGACAGCTTTGATTGCTCTTGTATCAGGGATCAGTAATGGTTGTACTCAGAAACTTCTGGCTACTCCAGAGAGTGAATTGAGGCAGCGGTTTAAGGGAAACTATGCGTTTGTGATTGGACAGGTATATTATCCTATTTATTTTAAGTTCTGTGCTTCATGATACTTAGTCAATCTATAATCTTTAGCATCTTCATGTAGGAACATAATTTTTAGGATGTAGGAACATAATTTTTAAGGCATAAACCATTAATGTGATGTTGGGAACTATGTCGGCtgtatgatttttatttaatataagaaTAAAGGCTTGACTGAAAGTGTAAAAAACCTGTGCTATGTAGGTTGTGTGGAGTACCTATCCCAATCTGAGCCAGGCTTGACCTTAATTTTAATTGTGTAATAATGACAATAAAATGCTTATATAAAGTGAAACATTTGTTTTTAAGATTGAGCAGTATCGATATTTGGTAATTATGTGTGTAAAATAAATGCTTGATATGTTCATGTATGAATTATAGCTATACTGCTTAAAACATGGTCTGATATAGCATCCCACCATGCACAACTCAGCACGCTCAATGATGTGGCTAATGGCTACTGAGAACATCAACAGGCATCAGTCAGCTACTTATTTTTTGACAGTCCttcctattttcaaaaaaaaaaaaaaagaaaaaaaggagtcCCTTTGCGCTCTGTAGcctgttttattttattttgtttatttatttttatgattttcttcttcttcttcttcttcttattattattatggataAGTTAAGAACTTCATTGAAAAAAGATGATGTAATACAATGAACCAAATCACATAGGAAGTAGACTATGGAATCAGCGAAGTGtcaaaaactaaattgcatGGAAGGTACAATAATCAAGCAAATTAGgcaaagaattaaaagaaaaaaaacctgaaGCATTCCTCCATTCAAACAAAGTCTGGAAGAAAGAAAGTTTCAAGTCATGAATCTATCTCTCATTCCCTTCAAATGTATGTGCATTCTTTTCCCTTCAAATGTATGTGCATTCCTCCATTCAAATGAGGCAAAAGGGATCATGCTCCATATACTGAAGTTCTATGCCCGTTAAACTTGCCAGATTAGCTAGCTAGAAGCTCCAGAACACTCAGCATACCCCAATGAACCTAAATAGTGAAAACACTGTATTCCTTATCTTTCTAGCTACAGTGCAGTGTAGGAGTAAATGATCTGTGGTCTTCTCACCCCTCTTacacatgcaacaccaatcAATCACAATTACTTGTATTTTACTTCTCTAGCCTGTTTCCTTAGCTTTCTATGTGTTTTTCATTCAAATCATACTCTAGTTGTATTTCTTCATATCACCCACTCTACTCAAAACCTATGGGTAACATACTCTAGTTGTATTTCTTCCTTAGCCCAAGACAATGCATTTATCCCATTCATGCACCAAAAAGAATagaataaaaagagagaaatactgACCCAAAAGAAACAATCATtagattttgtttctttctcccTTAGCAGTGGGGCAGGATTTCCCTGCTTAAAATTTACATCGAATCCCCCTCCCCCCTGcctttttttcttgcatttagttattttctGAATGTTAGTCTTCCTATTTGATGCTGACGGTTGAAGTTTGTTAATCCATGTGTGAATTTTCAATTATTCAATGCTCTTAGCATGTTTTAATATCAACATTCAAGAGTACTTAATTTTGCCATTGCTTTTTGCTAGGTGATGTCTGAAATCCAAAATCCAATTCATGTGGAATTGGGCAGTATAATATCTGGCAAGCTAGGCATAATATGTGAAAGTGTTCATTCAGAGTTCAAGGAGTTAGTACTAATGTGTGGAGGGCCTAATGAGAAATTCAGAGCTGATCAATTGCTGAAGCACCTGACGTGAGTTTCTTGACTAGTTTATATCTTTCTTGAAGTCTTTGATCTGCAACAATTTTGGAAGGAAATAGATATGCACATTATAAAATCAACTCTGTCATCTAATAGTTTTGAGATCattatcattgatttttttttgagaatggtTTTCGTTTCTATACTCGGTAGATTTTTACATGTGAGAGCTAAAAGGACTGATTACTAAATAATTCATAGGTAGAGCAAAAGGCCAATGAGTTATACTTCAACAGGCGCCTCCTCCCCCGTGCAAAGCTAGGTGGAGGATGAGGTCATGTGTCATGACCCActgggtgcatgtgtaacttaccaatcaagAAATGCATAGGTAGAGCCAAAGAGTGCAAACCATGGCTAAAGCACCTGCGTGAGTTTCTTGActagtttatttctttcttgaaGTCTTTGATCTGCGACAATTTTGGATGGAAATATTTATGCATgttataaaatcaaatttgtcaTCTAATACTTTTGAGATCATCAtcattgatttgtttgtgaGTACGATTTTCGGTTCTATacttggtggatttttatttgttagagCTAAAAGGATTGATTACTGAATAATTCATAGGTAGAGCAAAaggccaatgagctctagttcAATTGGCACCTCTTGCTAGGTGGAGgatgaggtcatgggttcattACCCATTGTGTGcttgtgtaacttaccaatcaagAAATACATAGGTAGAGCCAAAAAGTGTGAACCATAAAAGTTAACAAGCATTGATCAAATGAATGAAGGGGCTCtggtttatactttataggAGGGACCTCGCCGTTTACTACATAAGCATTGAAACGATAccactacttttttttattcatctatATTTActactttttgtttgtttgttattacTAAGCtttttaatatctaaaatcAATATCGATACAATTCCTTATTTCaagattttattacttttagCATAAAGATTAACTAATGTTTAGCTTTTAGTGGTCCTTGAAATTTGCGTGACCAACCATAATATGTTAAGTTTTAGGttctctaataaaaaattttgtccaaTCAATATGTAATTCAGGTTGTCATGTAATGTATTCTGTATAAGTCACCTACTTGAGAGGATTCAGAGGAATTTCCTGTGGGGGAGTTCTAATGATGTTTTCAGATATCCGCTTATTGCTTGggaaaaggttgtttggccggTGGAGATAGGGGGTTTGGGGATTCGGAAGATTGGGCTTTTTAACCAAGCTCTACTTGGGAAGTGGCTTTGGCGATTTGGGAAGGAAGCTACTCATTTATGGCGTCAAGTTATAGCCACCAAATATGGAGAAGAGAGTGGAGGTTGGTGCACTAGAGTTGTGAGAGGGACTCATGGTTGTGGATTATGGAAGAATATTAGGAAAGGTGCAGACAACTTTTTCAGTCATGTGGTGTTTGCAGCAGGAGAGGGCAATCGTATTCGGTTTTGGCATGACCCTTGGAGTGGTCCTACTCCTTTGAAGGAATTATACCCGGAATTGTTTGCATGTGCTGTGGTTCAGGAAGCTTTGATTTCTGACATGATTATTTTAGCACCAGATGGGGGAGGTAGGAGTTGGAATTTCCATTTCCGACGTAATTTTAATGAATGGGAGTTGAGGagattttattctttctatgaTCTTGTCTCTACTAGGATTCCTAGTGGGGAGGGTGAGGATATTTTGTTGTGGCAGTTGAATCGTTGTGGTGTCTTTGATGTGCGATCCTTTTATACTGCTTTATTGAAAGCCCCTTCTGTTTCTTTCCCTTGGCAGAGCATTTGGTGTGTAAAGGTACCTAAAAGGGTATCTTTCTTTCTATGGACTGCCGCTAGGGGTGGGATTCTCACAATAGATAACCTTGTCAAGAAGAAATTGCCCCTTGTTAATTGGTGTTGTTTATGTAGGTGTGATGAGGAGACTGTGGACCACCTTTTGATACATTGTAGGTTTGCATCTGCTTTGTGGAATGAGGTCCTTACTATGTTTGGGGTTCAGTGGGTGATGCCGAACActattgtttctcttctttttgcatGGAGGAATTGGTTGGGAACTTACTCTTCAAAGGTTTGGAATTTGGTACCAGGATGCCTTATGTGGTTAGTATGGAAGGAACGCAATGCCCGAACTTTTGAGGACGTTGAGAGGCCTATAGATATGTTGAAGACCTTGCTTGCtaggactttgtttgagtggtctaGTATTTGGGGGCTTACACATTGTAGTTCCTTGTCTGATTTCCTTATCTCTATTAGTCTTTCCTTatgatttgtttgtatttgtttcaagGGCAGTGAGTTTACAATCGTAAACACATTGTTCTTTTCCATcaataaaattcttattatctatcaaaaaaaaaagtcacctactttgttttttgtttttgtttttgtttttttgttttttttttttctacagtaAGTTTCTTAGGTGACTAAACCCTGAGATTGAACCTGAGTTCTCTCCCCCGTGAGCTGGGAATACCACTTGGGTCACGAGGGCTTGTGGTTTGTAAGTCATCTACTTATAAATTACTTTGTTTTGATAAGAATAGAAATAAACTTATTCTTCAAGTAAATTGAGATTTCTGTTTCCTGAATCTACTTTAACCCTCTACTTAAATCAGGGAATACACTTTATTTTTTCTGCAATTGCATTGTGCTTACtaattttttctgcaaaattgTTCTAGAATTTATCTTCattgaatatttttctttggtCTTATGTACACCCTAGTGCACccctgccccccccccccaccgCCACATGCTAAAAGCTCTGCAGTGTGTCACACACACATAAGTTCAAATAATCTGTCTGCTTTTGATTTCAACTTTCCCTTAAAGTACTTGGGAGAATTCCAGCTGGTCATATAACCTTTTTAGCAgtttaattattaattgattCTCCTTATTTGATGTGATTATGGACCCTATTTATAAACCTTAAAGGAAAGATTACTAGTatgttaattttgataaatgaaaaggttcttaatttttggaaattttccaTAACTTGGTGGTGATGCCAAGTTAACTCTAGGTGGCGAAGTCTAGGATTCAAACAGCTCTATGTGGGGAATCCATAAGTTTGTCCTACTCTTGCTTTTAGATCCCTACACAAATTCCTTTTGCAGGCATGCAACCATTGTATTGTATCAGCTTCACTAAAGTTTGAGATTCCTACTTAATTTTGAAGTTAACAGGGaacaaaagcaaaaatgaaTCACATTAAGAAAATGATATGGTTTTTATTGGCATGAATAAGATGTGCTTTAATAGAGCAAAGGGGCATAACCCTTGTAAACAGAAAGAATACATGGGATACATTAAAATCTCAAGAGAGTGTAAAAAGATCAagaaattcaaacaaatttaaaaaacaaaagtgaggaaaaaattgaCAGTGCTATAGGTCAGTTTTCTGTTAATACGGGGTGCTTTGTAGGAGGAGCTCACAAGGATGCACTCTAGGTGGAATACAACATGGTGTGTGATTGGTGATTTTAATATCATTCGATATACGAGTGAGAGATTTGGTTGTGAGGCTTTCAGTTCGGCTACGTTTGCTTTTCTGGATTTTATTGAGGCTAATTACCTTGTGGATTTACCTCTTAAAGGGGCTTCGTTCACTTGGTTTAGAGATTCAGGGACAGATTGTATGTCAAGAATTGATAGGACCTTGGCATCGGTGGATTGGGTAGATCATTTTGGGAATGTGTCTAAAAGGGTATTCCCCTGAGTAGTTTCTGATCACTGCCCACTTTTGGTGGTAGCTGGTAGTGTCAATAAAGGTCGAAGTGCCTTTAAGTTAGAGAATATGTGGTTGAAAGAAGAGGGTTTTGTGGAGAGAGTTCGGCAATGGTGGAATGGATATTGCTTTCTGGGTTCTTCGAGCTTTATTGTGGCTCGTAAATTAAAAGCTCTTAAAGATGACTTGAAAAAGTGGAATAAGGAGGATTTTGGAGATTTGGCCTTTAGGAAGAAATGCCTTTTATTTGAATTGTTGGGTTTGGATGCTAGAGAGGACTTGTTGGGTCTTTCGTAGGAGGAACAAACTTGTTGTATTTAGATTAAAGGTGATATTGCACATTTAGCCTCTTTGGAGGAGATTTCTTGGAGATAAAAGTCTGGGATATTAATTGTGAAGGAGGGTGACAATAATACTCGTTTTTTTCACCAGTTAGCAAATTCTCATAGAAGAACTAATCATATTCGAGGTATAGAGGTGGATGGTGTCCTTTATGAGGATGAGGAAGAGGTGCGGTCTAAGGTGGTTCATTTTTATCAGGGTACACGGAGTCAGTTACTTGACGTCCTTCTATGGACGGTTTGGAGTTTGCTAGTATTGAGGAGGATGAGCGGCTTGCTCTTGAAAGGGATTTTTCTAAGGAGGAGGTGGTACCAGTCCTTCAAGAGATGGAGGGTGATAAAGCCTCAGGTCCTGACGGTTTCACTATGGCCTTTTTTCATAAATGCTAGAGTGTAGTGGAAAATGATGTTATGGCCTTCTTTGATCATTTTCATAGGAGCTTAGAGTTTGAACGGTCTTTGAATGCTTCTTTTCTATCTTTGATtcccaagaaaaataatgcattgAGTATCAAAGATTTTTTGCCTATCAGCTTAGTGGACAGTGTATATAAGCTGCTATCTAAGGTGTTGGCTAACAAATTGAGAATGGTGTTGGATAAACTCATTTTGGAGTTGCAAAATTCTTTTGTTAGTAGTAGATAGATTTTAGATTCAGTGcttattgctaatgaatgtttagataGTAGAATGAAGTGTCGTACTTCAGGGGTGGTGTGTAAGTTCGACATCGAAAAAgcttatgatcatgtgaattgggacaCTTTGTTCTATTTGTTAAAGAGGTTGGGCTTTGGGGGTCGATGGAGGAGATGGTTAAAGGCTTGTGTCAATACTGTCTACTTCTTAGTTTTGATTAATGGATCTTTTGCTGGTTTCTTTGGTAGCTCTAGAGGTCTAAGATAAGGTGATCCATTGTCTCcccatctctctcttttgatTATGGAGGTTTTAAATTGGATTCTAAAGAAAATTAAGGAAGGTGGTCTCATTCAgggttttcatgtgggaccAATTAATACTATTGGTATTTGTATTTCTCATCTATTATTTGCTGATGAGACCATTCTTTTCTGCGATGCTTCGAAGGAGTAATTGCTTTTCATTAGGCTGACTTTGACTTATTTTCAAGCTTTTACTGGTTTGAAGGTGAATGTGGGGAAAAGTGATATTGTCCCTATTGGGGAGGTAAGCAACATTCACACTTTGACTAATATTCTTTAGTGTAGGGTGGGCAATCTGCCCATGATTTATTTGGGAATGTTATGGGGAACTTTGTATAAGATAGCTTCTATCTAGAATCCAATTCTATAGAGGATGGAGAAGAAGCTTTTGGGTTGGAAGCGGCTTTATTTGTCAAAGGGTGACAGACTCACTTTGTTGAAAAGTACTCTTTCAAGCCTTCTGACTTATTATCTTTCCCTTTTTACGGTTCCTAAAGCTGTGGCGATTAAATTAGAACGTATCCAAAGGAATTTTTTGTGGGGCTCCTCAGTTGAGTGCTTCAAATACCCCTTGGTGGCTTGGGAAAAAGTTTGCTTACTGCGTGAGTTGGGTGGTTTGGGAATTCGGAATTTGGTGTCTTTTAATCAGGCTTTATTAGGGAAATGTCTTTAGAGGCATGGCCACGAAACTACTCATCTGTGGCGGAGGGTTATAGCCATGAAATATGGGGAGGGGAAAGGTGGGTGGAGTACTAGAGTTTGTAGAAGGGCTCATGGTTGTGGTTTATGGCGAAGTATAAGTGAAGGGTGGGAAAGTTTTTCTAAGCATTTGTCTTTTGTGGTGGGGGATGGTTCTcgtattcttttttggcatgataagtggACTGGGGATAATTCTCTTAAAACTCTTTATCCTCAGTTATTTGTGTGTTCAGCCAATAAGGAATAAGGAAGCTTGTATTTCTAAAGTGTTAAGTCCTCTAGTTGGTGATAATGATAGTGTGGAGATTAAGGTTTTATAGAGAATTCAACGTTTGGGGGTTAGCAGCTTCCTGCTCCTTTCTTCACTTCATCCAAACTCGGATTTCTAGGGGTGGAGATTGTGATAGACTTTGTTGGTGTCTCAATAGAAGTGGGAAGTTTGACATTTGGtctttttatcataagattCGAAATGTAACTCTTTCTACTTTTCCTTGGAAGGGCATTTGGAAAGTAaaggttcctaaaagggtggcATTCTTTATGTGGACAGCAGCTCATGACCAGATTCTAACTTTGGATAACCTTATGTTTTATGGTTGCCCTTTGGCGAATCATTGTTGTATGTTCAGTTGTAATGAGGAATTTGTGGATCACCTATTGATTTTTTGTCCGGGAGCTCATTCTTTGTGGATGTATACGCTTCAGTTGTTTGGGATTGATTGGGTCATGCTAGGTTTAGTTGCagacttattattttgttggtatCATTGGCTTGGAAAACATAATTctaatatttggaatttggttatAGGCTgtttaatgtggactatttggattGAATAGAATCGGCGTTCTTTTGAGGATACTAGGAAATCTCTGGCTTAGTTGTTAGATTTATGCCAATGACCCTCTTTGATTGGTTTTGGTGTAGGGGTCTCTCAAATTGTTCTACACTTATGGATTTTCTTTCGTCTCTTAGAATAGCTTAATgattgtttgttaatttttgcttctttttacTCTTTGTTCACTATTGTGAACCCTGTGTATTTGTCCTG
The Quercus lobata isolate SW786 chromosome 10, ValleyOak3.0 Primary Assembly, whole genome shotgun sequence DNA segment above includes these coding regions:
- the LOC115963975 gene encoding uncharacterized protein LOC115963975 translates to MMKQKGIEEEVELAKERCKGVIDRIERLGVSQSCRHTLLRLALSDLNFLTRSSSTSSLNIGHLEAIVHILQQPFITGVSRVCKPISSPVHHLDIVCTLNRNPVWIIVSDRNPTYISWDSSPKKKTKGLKFRLQQLLTLARSSTTLKPSSIILFFSNGLHCNTFIREKLWEEFGAYEIELDFSVFDFDSDFYFSDDSDGEWVNVNVLGKSYRGACVLEIKVAGDDDDDDDDITVLSAVKGSTTVASVVPKLSELAADTFCSLISGLKVFPSHVKKKQEMRGLLAEGDLVNFDTTALIALVSGISNGCTQKLLATPESELRQRFKGNYAFVIGQVMSEIQNPIHVELGSIISGKLGIICESVHSEFKELVLMCGGPNEKFRADQLLKHLTVVADSPSQRVMGLPTTRKLALKNKVVFGTGDYWHAPTVTANMAFVRAISQTGMSLFTIEHRPRALTGD